GGCGCAGCTCTGAGTGGGTGGGTCCAGCAGTGAGCAGGGGCAGAGTGGGAGCAGCCCAGGGCAGGCGGCAGAGGCCACAGCAGAGGCCACACATGCCCCTGCCCAGGCTGACCCACCCATCCTCACAGAGCCCCCAGCGCATCTCCAACCAGCTGCACGGGACCATCGCCGTGGTACGGCCTGGGTCCCAGGCTTGCCCTGCTGACCGTGGCCCCACCAATGGGACGCCCCCACCACTGCCCGCCAGGAGCAGCCCACCCAGCCCAGCGTATGAGCGCGGCCTCTCTCTGGACAGGTACCCgcctgccccacccccatccaGAGCAACCTCAGACAAGCTCCTCTCTCACCCCTGGTACCAGGGCAGTCCCTCTGATTATCCCTCACAGCCCCTGACCTTCTCTGGCTTGGCTTTTTCTGGGCACCCAGCCTGGAGCAAAGTTCCCAGGTGGACAACTCTGGAGTGGCcaggtgtggggtgtgggggcaggggaTGGGGACATTGTGTGAGAACAAGTAGGGTGTGGAGGGTGGGCAGGTGGCTAGGACCCTCCAGGTGAGGAGCAGGGGACTGATGTCCCCGCCAAGAAGACACAGAGGCCTCGGCATCTGGCCCTGCCTTGGAGCCCAGACCACAGGCCACCTCTGGCCGGGTCCACACAGCATGGCCTCCAGAGCCGGGGGCTGagcctcccctccctccactGCCTGCCATGGGACCCATGCAGCTTGCTCCACCTCTCTGGACCTCCGTTTCCTCACCTGTGGAGTGGGTGCCTGTCGTCTCCCCATCTCAGAGCTCACTGGGACGGTCACAGCTCAACGTAGCCATGGTCACTGGGCTTCTCCTCCTTCACAGCTTCCTGCGGGCCTCCCGGTCCTCTGCCATGACCCATGAGACCCTGAAGCACTCCCCGAAGGTGGACCGGCTCTGCCTCCTAAACCGCCCCCTCTCCCTGCACCTTCGGAGCCCCCGCAGCAGCCCCCTGGCCCATGCTGCAGCCCCCCGTGACCCCCGGCTCCAGGACCTGAAGGCCGGAGAAGCAGAGGCCTGGGAGGAGCCTATAGAACTGCTGGGGCTGCCCAGTGCCCTGGCGGGCATGCAGGACCTTCGCCTGGAGGGGGCACTACACCTGCTCCTGGCCCAGCAGCAGCTGCGGGCTCGGGCCAGGGTAGGCAGTGTCAGGCCAAGGGGCCAGCCCACACCTGGGGAGATGCCACCCTCCCCACCAGTCGGCTCTGACTCTGAGGGCCCTGAGAGTGAGGGGGCCAGGGCAGCTCTGGCCGCAGCAGCAGGCCTGCCTGGAGGGCGGCACACACAGCCTGTAGGCTCGGGCCGCGCCCAGAGGACGGAGGCTGCAGCAGCACAGGACTGTGCCCCAGACAAGCCCCTGGACCTCTCGGAgtggggccggggccggggccaggACACTCCCAAGCCAGCCGGCCAGCATGGGTCACTCAGCCCTGCCACTGCCCACACTCCCAGCCCCGAGCCACCCACCAAGTCTGGACCCCTGACTCGCAGTCCCCAGGCACTCAGCAATGGCACCAAGGGGACCAGAGCACCAGAGCAGGAGGAGGCTCGCACTCCCGTGGTAAGGAGCCCGGCCCTAGCTCAGACCCTGTCCTCAGCCTCCACATCCCCCATCCCGGGCCAGCCTCCAGCCAGACCTCGGGCTGctctcttccctctgcccacCAAGTTGGTTCCCAGGGAGAAAGCAAGGCTGCCTCATCCACACTAGAAAGGGAAAGGCAGGCCCCCCCCACCAGCTGCAGCCTCAAGAGGCGTCCCACCGGCCATCCAGGGCTAAGTTGGGGGCAGGGAAGTCTCCCAAATAAACTCCAGCCACCTGCTTGCCTCCCCCCAGGACCCCTCAAGCCCACTTCCAGGGTCCCAGCTCAGCCTGTCCTCTCCAGGCAGGACAGGAGATGAAGACACAGGGAGGCCTCTGCCACCTCCCCACCCACAGCTGCCTCCCCACCCACAGCTGCCTCCCCACCCACAGCTGCCTGACCTGGACGGCCACTCAGGTACAGTGAGCACCTGGGGTCAGAGTCCAGCTGGGAGGTGTTTTCCCCATGGGGAGAGAGGGTGGTGGTCAGTGACCACTGGGAAGAGGTgtctccaggcccagctctgcccTGCCGACCTGACGGGGCAACTCCAGGCTCCAGGGCTTGGCTCTTCCACCTGCAGACACTGGAGGAAGCTAAGGGCCCGGCAGGAGCCTCTCTAACCACACCCAGTGAGGGGGAAAAGCACCTTAGCAATTAGGGTTGCAAGCAGGCTGTGAGTCCCCATCACACAGCATCCAAACCAGGGGCGGGCACCCCAGCTGCTGGGGACACTGGGCCTGAGCCCAAACCCCAGTCTGCCTCCTGTCAGCAGGTGCCCTGGGGCAGGTCACTTggccctctgtgcctcagtttccccatctgcagagTTGTCTCCACCCATCCTAGTCTGGCAGGCTTGGGAGACTCCCGGGGCCACCAGCCTGGCCTGATCCTACACCCTGCTTCCTTCAGAGCCCAGCAAGGCTGAAGTGCTGAGACCAGAGTCC
This window of the Rhinopithecus roxellana isolate Shanxi Qingling chromosome 13, ASM756505v1, whole genome shotgun sequence genome carries:
- the RBBP8NL gene encoding RBBP8 N-terminal-like protein isoform X2, producing the protein MESFMESLNRLKEIHEKEVLGLQNKLLELNSERCRDAQRIEELFAKNHQLREQQKTLKENLRVLENRLRAGLCDRCLVTQELARKRQQEFQSSHLQNLQHIFILTNEMNGLKEENETLKEEVKRLRGLGERPKPLAKEGTSDPPSPLLLPSPGGWKAITEKPPGGHEEAEEDHQGAALQGEEKPAGHRASPVAKISPGATLPESWAPDMSPQRISNQLHGTIAVVRPGSQACPADRGPTNGTPPPLPARSSPPSPAYERGLSLDSFLRASRSSAMTHETLKHSPKVDRLCLLNRPLSLHLRSPRSSPLAHAAAPRDPRLQDLKAGEAEAWEEPIELLGLPSALAGMQDLRLEGALHLLLAQQQLRARARVGSVRPRGQPTPGEMPPSPPVGSDSEGPESEGARAALAAAAGLPGGRHTQPVGSGRAQRTEAAAAQDCAPDKPLDLSEWGRGRGQDTPKPAGQHGSLSPATAHTPSPEPPTKSGPLTRSPQALSNGTKGTRAPEQEEARTPVDPSSPLPGSQLSLSSPGRTGDEDTGRPLPPPHPQLPPHPQLPPHPQLPDLDGHSEPSKAEVLRPESEERDETDTPGGEADQSMAGEGPGCICAQDHGQGLPRKRKQASEPGDKASKKQSRGRKKLTATEGPGSPRDAKDDSPSPDSSPWEET
- the RBBP8NL gene encoding RBBP8 N-terminal-like protein isoform X1, producing MESFMESLNRLKEIHEKEVLGLQNKLLELNSERCRDAQRIEELFAKNHQLREQQKTLKENLRVLENRLRAGLCDRCLVTQELARKRQQEFQSSHLQNLQHIFILTNEMNGLKEENETLKEEVKRLRGLGERPKPLAKEGTSDPPSPLLLPSPGGWKAITEKPPGGHEEAEEDHQGAALQGEEKPAGHRASPVAKISPGATLPESWAPDMSPQRISNQLHGTIAVVRPGSQACPADRGPTNGTPPPLPARSSPPSPAYERGLSLDSFLRASRSSAMTHETLKHSPKVDRLCLLNRPLSLHLRSPRSSPLAHAAAPRDPRLQDLKAGEAEAWEEPIELLGLPSALAGMQDLRLEGALHLLLAQQQLRARARVGSVRPRGQPTPGEMPPSPPVGSDSEGPESEGARAALAAAAGLPGGRHTQPVGSGRAQRTEAAAAQDCAPDKPLDLSEWGRGRGQDTPKPAGQHGSLSPATAHTPSPEPPTKSGPLTRSPQALSNGTKGTRAPEQEEARTPVDPSSPLPGSQLSLSSPGRTGDEDTGRPLPPPHPQLPPHPQLPPHPQLPDLDGHSEPSKAEVLRPESEERDETDTPGGEVGPGHTLRRAVLGGAPPPDHTPFSPGGPKHGWGGARVYLRPGSRAGSATEEEAGLGARGQSLQKAIQREKETDSH